DNA sequence from the Maridesulfovibrio frigidus DSM 17176 genome:
AATATTGAACCAATTTATCAGGCTGCTAAGTAATTCAACTCATTTTGTTCTATATTACGCAAAAGAGGTGTTAATATAGACAGTTAAGAATTATGCAGACTGTTTAATTACGTATGTAAAATCTATCATATATGTAATGAAACCGCGTCATTTTTAAACAAGGGCCGACGGAAGTCAACCTTCATCCCAAATAAGCAGCCATTTTCAGCGTTTAATTACAAAGAGATAAGCCCTTCAATAGTCGCAGCTTTGTGATAAATATTCATTACAAAGTCAGAACCGTCTGCTGTGGCGGTTGCAGTTACACTGGTATACTTACCTGTTTTAGATTCTTTTTCAGAGTGAGCAATGCCTTCAAGAAGGGATTTCAACTCACCAAGTGACTGAGATGGCACAATAAATTTGAATGTATATTCGCAAGGCCATTCGTGGTGTTCTTCAAGGGTACTTCTAAATGTTTCTAATGCATCTGTCATAATTACTCCTGATATATTTACTTCCTATATGGAAGGGTCTTCTCAAATTCCATCAAAACAAAAAATAACTATCGAAAAATTAATTTTACATCACCTAAATGCATTGTTGATATATGAATCATGAAAGAACCTGTCAATGGTATGTAAATAATATTACCCAATATCTAAAGCAGAATGTTAAATTGCCGATAAAACATTTAAGCAGCCTCGTATTTTGAAAATAAAAGAGGACAATATTATGAAAAATAATTCTATTCACGCAACAAATTTCCGAAAAGTTCTAGAACTGTTTCGCGATAATCGTGCTCAGGACGCAGCAAAGCTCCTTAAGGTTATTCAAGAAGACTATCTTGAGCTTTATAGCGAAAACAAAGAACTGCGTTCGCAAATAAAAGAAGTCGCTGACATTTTGGATCTTGCAGAATGCATGGACTTTGATGGTCAGAAATACTGGATTAATGATGATTCAGAAGTGACAGGACCGTACTGTCAGGTTTGCTATGATAAGGAGGGTGTCCTTATCCGGTTGCAGGAAAGAGATAAACACTGGGAATGCTACAGCTGCGAAAACCTATTTGCAAAAATTCCAAAAGCGGTGACGCCGAAAAGGAGTGCCCCGAAGAAAAAGGTGAAGCCGCCTTTAAAGCTTTTCAGCGCTAAATAACAAGTTATTATATTTAGTTTTTACCAAGCCCTGTTCATTAAATATGAATAGGGCTTTTTTATTATTAATATGAGATAAATATATTAATAGTTAGTAATAAATTTAACGTAAATAAACGGTTCTCTTCTGTTGTATTTACAGGTTAAAATAGGCTATTAAAAAGAAAAACAGTTTTTAGCGAGGTTCCATATGTCAGGTAAATTTTTATGCGTTCACGGTCATTTTTATCAGCCCCCCAGAGAAGATCCATGGCTTGATATGATTTTCCCTGAAGGCAGCGCCGCTCCCTTTAGGCATTGGAATGAAAGGATTTGCCGTGAAAGCTATGGTCCCATGGCATGGGCAAGGCGCATGGGAGGCAAAGGAATTTTTGATATCATCAACTGTTACGAGTGGATCAGTTTCAATATTGGACCTACACTTTTCCGATGGATAGAACGCTCTGAGCCTGAACTTTATACCAAGATACTCGATGCAGATGCCAAAAGCCTAGCTCGCTGGGGACATGGCAATGCCATAGCTCAAATTTATCATCACGTAATTATGCCCCTTGCTTCGAAGCTGGATAAAGAAGCCGAAGTAACATGGGCAATTGCTGACTTTGAATCTAGATTTAAACGTAAACCTAAAGGTATGTGGCTTTCTGAAACCGCATGCAACACCGCGTCTCTAGAAGCTTTAGCAGAGCAGGGCATAGCGTTTACCTTGCTTGCCCCGCGTCAGGCTGAAGCAATAGCTGACCTCGGATCAGATAACTTGCAACAATGTGATGAGGGGTCTCTTAATATCAAAGAGCCTTACCTTGTTGAGCTTCCATCTGGAAAATCCATAGCTGTATTCTTTTATGATGGCGGACTATCGCAAGCCATCGCCTTTGAAGGACTTCTCAAAAACGGAGACGACTTCTGGAATAAACTTTCCGGTGCGTCGGGCGAAGGGCTTCTCTCCATCGGTACTGATGGAGAAACTTACGGCCACCATTTTGAATTCGGCGAAATGGCCCTTGCACATATTTTATCTGAAGGAGCCAAAGAACGCGACGGCATAAATCTGACGAATTATGGTGCTTATCTTGAGCAGAATCCACCCACTAGAAAAGTCAAAGTTCGTGAAGACTCATCATGGAGTTGTTATCACGGAGTTGAGAGATGGCGGTCTGATTGCGGATGCTGCACCGGTGGGCATGATGGTTGGAATCAGCAGTGGAGAAAACCCCTTCGTGATGGCTTAAATGAAATAAAAACCTTAATGGATAAACACTTTTTTGCTGTAGGTGGAACAGTGTTCAATGATCCACATAAAGCATTTGTTCAATATGGGTCACTACTTAGCGGTCTTGTAGACGAAGACACTTTCTTCAAGCTTTACTTTAAGTGTAAAGAAGGCTCGCGACTAGCTGATCTTGGTTGGAAATTACTATCCATGCAAAAATGGGCTCTCTCGTCTTTTGCAAGCTGCGGCTGGTTCTTTGATGATCTTGCTCGCCTTGAACCTGTTAACGATATGACTTTCGCACTGCGAGCTATCGAGATTGCTACCGATACAGGGCTCATTGGACTTGAAGAAAAGTTTTTACAGATTATGGCAAGTGCGCAGTCGAATGAAGACAGATACGGCTCTGGCGTGGATCTTTGGAATAATAAAATTAAAAAACAAAGCGATTCTGCCGGAAGCCTGATTGCGCAGGGACTTATAAGACTAATTGCAGAGGGAGCGTTTCCGGTGCCTGGTGAACAGGGCCGCGTTGAATGGCCCGGCGCTACGGTTTCTATAATACTTGATCACAATGGGATCAAAGACGCGACAGGTCAGGCTGATATCAGATGGAGTCTAGAATCTGCCGTTACAGCATACAGCTGGACATGGACCAAAGGAGCTGGGTTGATCTCTGGTAGCCTTGAAATTAAAGGCGAGAAAAGCAATTACACTGAGCAGTATAACTTTGATCAACTGCCGTGGAAGAAACAACAGTCACTTTCTATGGCGTGGGTGAAGCACGCTGCCGACAACTCGTGGGACAACAGGCTTCAACCTGTAATCGAGTTTGGTCCGGCCCTTTATATCGGGTATGAAGATTATCAAACGGGTCAGACATGGGCTGAAAAATGGAAGGAATTATGGGCGCCGCTTGTTTGGTCTTATCTCTTTACTGACGTTGTAGCGTGTGATGATTTCATAGAGTTCATAAAAGATTCAGGTAATGATCACCCAGATACCGAAGCTCTTGCTGAGCGCATATCTGTAACCTTGTGCGATATGCTCCATAAGCAGACCACCATGCGCGGTAAAATTACTGAGGTTCTAACGCGGGCCAAGCACATAGGTTTGCCATTAAATGTGTGGAAGCTACAGAGCTGTTATTGGGACAAAGTGCAAGAAGGGGAGAGTTCATCGGAACTCAGTGAATTGCTTGGTTTTGATTTATAGTTTTAATTGTGGGAGAGTAACGGAAAAGTATACTAAATACGCATCTATTAAACTATCACTATGACCTGAAAGAGAAATGGCTGTATTAAACTCTTGTTTTTTGCACTATAAATTTAATTTACCATTAAAAGCCCCCTTGGAAAATTAACTTTTCCAAGGGGGCTTTTAAATTAACCTATAAACTGAGGAAGTGAATTTTACGAAATCTAGAATTCGTAAACGGAACCAGATCCCATAGCAATTACTTCGCATGACAACCGATCTTTAAGGAATTCATATCCCTTATCACCAGTGCAATGGCCGGGAGCAACGAGCTTAGGGCTGAACTCTTCAATAACTTTCGCGGTTTTTTCGAATTCATCAGTATCGCTTTTGAATAGGTGAAGACCGCCGACAATAGCGTGAACTGATTTAAGTCCGGTTAAATCGCGCAAATGGTAAAGAGTATTAGCAAGTCCGCTATGACAGCATCCCAAGACAACCACAGGCCCCGAGCTTGTCATCATAAGCAGAAACGCGTCATCGGGGACATGATCTGTAATAGTAGATTCAGAGTCCATGAACAGGCCACCCGTTGCTTCAAAAAAGCCGGGTATGCGCGGTATTTCGGTGATCATGAAGAGACCTTCATCAAGCTCTACATAGTCGCGAACAATAATAGTTCCCGGATATTCGCACGGAAATGAAGCATCCTTAACCTTTGCTTCATTACACGCAGAGAACCTTTTGACTGCAAAATTAGGGTGAGCATACACGGGTCCGAGAAAATCGGTTTCCATGAGTGCGTCCATCCCCCCTGTGTGGTCCCAATGTCCATGACTAAGGGCAATACCTTTAGCCTTATTGGCGTCTATACCCATCTCTTTCGCATTTTTAAGAAAAAGATCACTACCACCACAGTCCCATAACCAAAGGTCATCCTGAGCAAGATTGAGGACCATAGAAAGTCCCCATTCCTTACCCAAAGATTCACTCATAGTTTGATTATCGCATAATATTGAGATCTTGCTCGGCTTATCTATGGATATATCTTCTACATTGAGTTGGGCCATTTTTGTGGATCATCCTTGAAAAGCTTATAATTAATTGAGTCTACGAGTGCCTGCCAACTTGCTTCGATAATATTGCTGCTGACACCCATTGTTGTCCACTGGCTCTTGCCATCTGAAGATTCGATAAGCAGACGAACATTTGAACTTGTTCCGTCTGTATCTCTAATCGCGCCAGAAAGTACGCGTACTTTAAAGTCGAGTAGTCTAACATCTTTGAGGCTAGGGTAGAACCCTTCAAGCGCTTTACGCAGAGCCTTATCAAGAGCATTAACAGGCCCGTCTCCGGATGCTGCCGTATGATTTTCCTCTCCATGAACTTTGACGATCACAGTTGCTTCGGAAAACGGCTCGTTATCTTCCTTACGTTTAGCATCGACAACAAAAAAGTTGATGAACTCAAAGTAACGCTTAGACCAGCCCATTGCTTTAAAGAACAGCAATTCAAATGAAGCTTCAGCTGCAGAATATTCAAAACCGATGCTTTCGCGTTCTTTAATATCTGCAAGGATTGTTTTTACAGCAGGATCATTTTTATCAAGATCATAACCGAACTGTTTAGCTTTATAGAGAATATTACTTTTACCTGAAAGATCAGAAAGCAAAACCCGTCTATCGTTACCGACCAAAATAGGTTCGATATGCTCATAGCTTTTTGAGTCTTTCATTACTGCGCTAACATGTACGCCGCCTTTGTGAGCAAAAGCCGCAGCTCCAACGTAAGGCTGTCTAAGAAACGGGCGTAAATTTGCAATTTCAGTAACGTAATTTGAAACGCTCTTAAGCTTAATCAAATTTTCTTTACCGATAGTGTCAAAACCCATCTTGAGTTCAAGGTTAGGAATGATGGAGCAGAGGTTTGCATTACCACAACGTTCTCCATAGCCATTCATAGTACCCTGAACCTGCACAGCGCCATTACTAACCGCCGTAAGGGCATTTGCTACAGCAAGCTCACAGTCATTATGAGTATGAATCCCAATGTTACATCCTGGAATATTAGAAAGTACTTCTTTGCAAGCTTCGGCCACTTCATTTGGAAGCGTGCCTCCATTGGTGTCACACAGCACAAGGACATCAGCCCCCGCATCATGTGCAGCTTTAAGGCATGAAAGAGCAAATTGTGGGTTATCTTTAAATCCATCAAAAAAATGTTCCGCATCAAAAAACAGCTCTTCAACATGTTTGCGCATGAATCCGATACTATTGCTGATGAGTTCAATATTGCGGTCTAAGCTAACACCGAGAGCGTTTGTCGCGTGAAAATCCCAGCTTTTACCAAAGAGGGTAACAACCTTAGCTCCGCACTCAACAAGAGCGGCCAGATTCGGGTCATTTTCAGCCTTCATCCGTGTATTATGAGTAGAGCCAAACGCTGAAACTTTAACATTTTCGAGGTGATAATTCTTAATCTCCTCGAAATATTCTTTATCTGTGGAATTAGATCCAGGCCATCCACCTTCAACGTAATGCACGCCAAGTTCGTCGAGCTTAATTGTTATACGTATTTTATCTTGTACGCTTAAATTTATCTCTTCACTTTGAGTTCCATCACGCAGAGTAGTATCATATA
Encoded proteins:
- a CDS encoding DUF493 family protein; the encoded protein is MTDALETFRSTLEEHHEWPCEYTFKFIVPSQSLGELKSLLEGIAHSEKESKTGKYTSVTATATADGSDFVMNIYHKAATIEGLISL
- a CDS encoding DUF3536 domain-containing protein gives rise to the protein MSGKFLCVHGHFYQPPREDPWLDMIFPEGSAAPFRHWNERICRESYGPMAWARRMGGKGIFDIINCYEWISFNIGPTLFRWIERSEPELYTKILDADAKSLARWGHGNAIAQIYHHVIMPLASKLDKEAEVTWAIADFESRFKRKPKGMWLSETACNTASLEALAEQGIAFTLLAPRQAEAIADLGSDNLQQCDEGSLNIKEPYLVELPSGKSIAVFFYDGGLSQAIAFEGLLKNGDDFWNKLSGASGEGLLSIGTDGETYGHHFEFGEMALAHILSEGAKERDGINLTNYGAYLEQNPPTRKVKVREDSSWSCYHGVERWRSDCGCCTGGHDGWNQQWRKPLRDGLNEIKTLMDKHFFAVGGTVFNDPHKAFVQYGSLLSGLVDEDTFFKLYFKCKEGSRLADLGWKLLSMQKWALSSFASCGWFFDDLARLEPVNDMTFALRAIEIATDTGLIGLEEKFLQIMASAQSNEDRYGSGVDLWNNKIKKQSDSAGSLIAQGLIRLIAEGAFPVPGEQGRVEWPGATVSIILDHNGIKDATGQADIRWSLESAVTAYSWTWTKGAGLISGSLEIKGEKSNYTEQYNFDQLPWKKQQSLSMAWVKHAADNSWDNRLQPVIEFGPALYIGYEDYQTGQTWAEKWKELWAPLVWSYLFTDVVACDDFIEFIKDSGNDHPDTEALAERISVTLCDMLHKQTTMRGKITEVLTRAKHIGLPLNVWKLQSCYWDKVQEGESSSELSELLGFDL
- a CDS encoding MBL fold metallo-hydrolase, with amino-acid sequence MAQLNVEDISIDKPSKISILCDNQTMSESLGKEWGLSMVLNLAQDDLWLWDCGGSDLFLKNAKEMGIDANKAKGIALSHGHWDHTGGMDALMETDFLGPVYAHPNFAVKRFSACNEAKVKDASFPCEYPGTIIVRDYVELDEGLFMITEIPRIPGFFEATGGLFMDSESTITDHVPDDAFLLMMTSSGPVVVLGCCHSGLANTLYHLRDLTGLKSVHAIVGGLHLFKSDTDEFEKTAKVIEEFSPKLVAPGHCTGDKGYEFLKDRLSCEVIAMGSGSVYEF
- the cimA gene encoding citramalate synthase, whose amino-acid sequence is MMTIKIYDTTLRDGTQSEEINLSVQDKIRITIKLDELGVHYVEGGWPGSNSTDKEYFEEIKNYHLENVKVSAFGSTHNTRMKAENDPNLAALVECGAKVVTLFGKSWDFHATNALGVSLDRNIELISNSIGFMRKHVEELFFDAEHFFDGFKDNPQFALSCLKAAHDAGADVLVLCDTNGGTLPNEVAEACKEVLSNIPGCNIGIHTHNDCELAVANALTAVSNGAVQVQGTMNGYGERCGNANLCSIIPNLELKMGFDTIGKENLIKLKSVSNYVTEIANLRPFLRQPYVGAAAFAHKGGVHVSAVMKDSKSYEHIEPILVGNDRRVLLSDLSGKSNILYKAKQFGYDLDKNDPAVKTILADIKERESIGFEYSAAEASFELLFFKAMGWSKRYFEFINFFVVDAKRKEDNEPFSEATVIVKVHGEENHTAASGDGPVNALDKALRKALEGFYPSLKDVRLLDFKVRVLSGAIRDTDGTSSNVRLLIESSDGKSQWTTMGVSSNIIEASWQALVDSINYKLFKDDPQKWPNSM